In one Winogradskyella sp. MH6 genomic region, the following are encoded:
- a CDS encoding tetratricopeptide repeat protein: MKKLMTLVLVFTVTAVSFAQKDEVKAIEKALKNSNFADAKSAVSAAEGLIGNMDDKMKAKFLFLKAQALYANGAASDSDIDKIITTLEELKNHESSIGKLRYTEDANEMKTGMINSFITKANSDFETKNYKAAAIKFEKLYKMSPKDTTYLYYAASSAVTDQDYDKALDYYIQLKNLGYTGKKMNYYATNKETGEEDYFNDKNTRDFYIKAKSHNKPRDEKSEAKTAEIVKNIALIYVQNGETEKAISAIKDAKEENPNDYNLILSEANIYTKLGNNEKASELFHEALSMDPENPDLNYNVGFYAMNAEQYEDAKIAFKNALKYNPGYAEAALNLSTVIISEGNALNDEMSSLGNSSADNKKYEELRAQKNEIFTKGAEVLESFIKANPNSKNINIYTQLKNIYGALGETDKFNVMKAKVAEIEAGN; this comes from the coding sequence ATGAAAAAATTAATGACATTAGTGCTGGTTTTTACAGTGACAGCTGTGTCTTTTGCTCAAAAGGATGAAGTAAAAGCAATAGAGAAAGCACTAAAAAATTCGAATTTTGCTGATGCCAAGTCAGCTGTGTCAGCAGCTGAAGGATTGATAGGTAATATGGATGATAAAATGAAGGCTAAGTTTTTATTTTTAAAAGCTCAAGCACTTTATGCTAATGGAGCTGCTTCTGATAGTGATATTGATAAAATAATAACTACTCTAGAAGAATTGAAAAATCATGAATCTTCTATTGGTAAATTACGTTATACAGAGGATGCCAATGAAATGAAGACAGGTATGATCAATTCCTTTATCACTAAGGCAAATAGTGATTTTGAAACTAAGAATTACAAAGCAGCAGCTATCAAGTTTGAGAAACTATACAAAATGTCTCCAAAGGATACTACTTACCTTTATTATGCTGCTTCTTCTGCAGTAACAGATCAAGATTATGATAAAGCATTGGATTACTATATTCAACTTAAGAATTTAGGTTATACAGGTAAAAAAATGAATTATTACGCTACGAATAAAGAAACTGGTGAAGAAGATTATTTTAATGATAAGAATACCAGAGATTTTTATATCAAAGCAAAATCGCATAATAAGCCTAGAGATGAAAAGAGCGAAGCGAAAACAGCTGAGATTGTAAAGAACATTGCGTTGATTTATGTTCAGAATGGTGAGACAGAGAAAGCAATTAGTGCAATTAAGGATGCGAAGGAAGAAAATCCAAATGATTACAACCTAATTTTATCCGAAGCTAATATTTACACTAAACTAGGTAATAATGAAAAAGCTTCTGAATTGTTCCATGAAGCATTGTCTATGGATCCTGAAAATCCTGATTTAAATTATAATGTTGGATTCTATGCTATGAATGCAGAACAATATGAAGACGCAAAGATAGCTTTCAAAAATGCTCTAAAATATAATCCTGGTTATGCTGAAGCAGCCTTAAATTTATCTACAGTAATAATCAGCGAAGGTAATGCTTTAAATGATGAGATGAGTTCTTTAGGTAATTCTTCTGCGGATAACAAAAAATATGAAGAATTAAGAGCCCAAAAGAATGAGATTTTTACTAAAGGAGCTGAAGTTTTAGAATCATTTATTAAAGCAAATCCAAATTCTAAAAATATCAATATTTATACTCAATTAAAGAATATATACGGAGCTCTTGGTGAAACAGATAAGTTCAATGTTATGAAAGCCAAAGTTGCTGAGATTGAAGCTGGCAACTAA
- the gyrA gene encoding DNA gyrase subunit A — translation MAEGEKLIPINIEDEMKSAYIDYSMSVIVSRALPDVRDGLKPVHRRVLYGMHELGVRANTAHKKSARIVGEVLGKYHPHGDTSVYDTMVRMAQEWSLRYMLVDGQGNFGSVDGDSPAAMRYTEARMQKISEEMLADIDKETVDHKLNFDDTLEEPTVLPTRIPGLLVNGASGIAVGMATNMPPHNLTEVVNGTIAYIDNNDIEVDELMQHIKAPDFPTGGTIYGYDGVKEAFHTGRGRIVMRGKANIEEVNGRECIIVNEIPYQVNKADMIKKTADLVNEKKLEGISTIRDESDRKGMRIVYVLKRDAIPNIVLNKLYKYTALQSSFSVNNIALVKGRPQLLNLKELIHYFVEHRHEVVVRRTQYELRKAEERAHILEGLIIASDNIDEVIALIRASANAEEAREKLIERFKLTEIQAKAIVEMRLRQLTGLEQDKLRAEYEELMKTIEDLKDILDKKERRMDIIKEELEVVRDKYGDERRSTIEYAGGDLSIEDMIPDEKVVITISHAGYIKRTSLTEYKTQNRGGVGQKASTTRNEDFLEHLFVGTNHQYMLFFTQKGKCFWMRVYEIPEGSKTSKGRAIQNLINIEQDDKVMAFICTQDLKDEDYINSHYVIMATKKGQVKKTSLEQYSRPRTNGINAITIKDGDELLEAKLTTGESQVMLALRSGKAIRFEEAKTRPMGRNASGVRGITLANDNDEVIGMVAVDDFESNILVVSENGYGKRSSLDDYRITNRGGKGVKTISITDKTGNLVAIKNVSDEDDLMIINKSGIAIRMEVADLRVMGRATQGVKLINLKGNDSIAAVAKVMKDDDDENADELDIENADDQTKNEDGTAIDNNETEN, via the coding sequence ATGGCAGAAGGAGAAAAACTCATTCCGATTAACATTGAAGATGAAATGAAATCAGCCTACATTGATTACTCAATGTCGGTCATAGTGTCACGTGCGTTACCAGATGTAAGAGATGGCTTAAAACCAGTTCACAGACGTGTACTTTACGGTATGCACGAGCTTGGTGTTAGAGCAAATACAGCTCATAAAAAATCAGCAAGAATTGTTGGTGAAGTATTGGGTAAATACCATCCACATGGTGATACATCAGTATACGATACAATGGTGCGTATGGCACAGGAATGGAGTTTACGATATATGCTAGTTGATGGTCAAGGTAACTTTGGCTCTGTAGATGGCGATAGTCCTGCAGCAATGCGTTATACCGAAGCTAGAATGCAGAAGATTTCTGAAGAAATGCTAGCAGACATTGATAAGGAAACGGTTGATCATAAACTGAATTTTGATGATACTTTAGAAGAGCCTACGGTATTGCCTACACGTATTCCAGGATTGTTAGTTAATGGTGCTTCGGGTATTGCTGTTGGTATGGCAACCAATATGCCTCCTCATAACCTTACCGAAGTGGTTAACGGTACTATAGCATACATCGATAACAACGATATTGAAGTTGATGAATTGATGCAGCACATTAAAGCACCAGATTTCCCAACAGGTGGAACTATTTATGGTTATGATGGTGTTAAGGAAGCTTTTCATACTGGTCGTGGTAGAATAGTGATGCGAGGAAAAGCTAACATTGAAGAGGTTAATGGACGTGAGTGTATCATTGTTAATGAAATTCCTTACCAAGTCAACAAAGCAGATATGATTAAGAAAACTGCAGATTTGGTTAATGAGAAAAAGCTAGAAGGTATTTCTACCATTAGAGATGAGTCTGATAGAAAAGGAATGCGTATTGTTTACGTTTTAAAGCGTGATGCGATTCCAAATATTGTACTCAACAAGCTCTATAAGTATACAGCTTTACAGTCGTCTTTTAGCGTAAATAATATTGCATTAGTAAAAGGTCGTCCGCAACTTTTAAACTTAAAAGAGTTGATTCACTATTTCGTAGAACACAGACACGAAGTAGTTGTAAGACGTACGCAATACGAACTAAGAAAAGCAGAAGAAAGAGCTCATATCTTAGAAGGGTTAATTATCGCTTCAGATAATATTGATGAAGTTATTGCGCTTATTAGAGCCTCTGCAAATGCCGAAGAAGCGAGAGAAAAGTTAATTGAACGTTTTAAGCTTACAGAGATACAAGCTAAGGCTATTGTAGAAATGCGATTACGTCAGTTAACAGGTCTAGAACAAGACAAGTTAAGAGCAGAGTATGAAGAGTTAATGAAAACTATAGAAGACCTTAAAGATATCTTAGACAAAAAAGAACGTCGTATGGATATTATTAAGGAAGAACTTGAAGTTGTTAGAGATAAATATGGAGACGAGCGTCGTTCTACAATCGAATATGCTGGAGGAGATTTAAGTATTGAAGATATGATTCCAGATGAAAAAGTAGTCATTACTATTTCTCACGCTGGTTATATAAAACGTACTTCACTTACCGAGTATAAAACCCAAAATAGAGGAGGAGTTGGTCAAAAAGCATCAACAACTCGTAATGAAGATTTCCTAGAGCATCTATTTGTTGGTACAAACCACCAGTATATGTTGTTCTTCACCCAAAAAGGAAAATGTTTCTGGATGCGTGTGTATGAAATACCTGAAGGTTCTAAAACTTCAAAGGGTAGAGCTATTCAAAACCTTATCAATATAGAACAAGATGATAAGGTAATGGCATTTATCTGTACCCAAGACCTTAAGGATGAAGATTACATAAACAGTCATTATGTCATAATGGCAACTAAAAAAGGTCAGGTTAAGAAAACATCTTTAGAACAATACTCTAGACCACGAACTAATGGTATCAATGCAATTACTATTAAGGATGGAGATGAGTTATTAGAAGCTAAGCTTACAACAGGTGAAAGCCAGGTAATGTTAGCCTTAAGATCTGGTAAAGCCATCCGTTTTGAAGAAGCTAAAACAAGACCAATGGGTCGTAATGCATCAGGTGTTAGAGGTATAACTTTAGCAAATGATAACGATGAGGTAATAGGAATGGTAGCTGTAGATGATTTTGAAAGTAATATCTTAGTGGTGTCAGAAAATGGGTACGGAAAGCGCTCTAGTTTAGACGATTATAGAATTACCAACAGAGGCGGAAAAGGTGTAAAAACCATTTCAATTACAGATAAAACAGGTAACTTAGTAGCCATTAAAAACGTGTCTGATGAGGACGATTTAATGATTATTAATAAGTCTGGTATTGCGATTCGTATGGAAGTTGCAGATTTACGTGTAATGGGAAGAGCAACTCAAGGTGTAAAATTGATTAACCTTAAAGGTAACGATTCTATTGCAGCTGTAGCTAAAGTTATGAAAGATGACGATGATGAAAATGCAGACGAATTAGATATTGAAAATGCTGATGACCAAACAAAAAATGAAGATGGCACGGCTATTGATAATAATGAAACTGAAAACTAA
- a CDS encoding ATP-dependent Clp protease ATP-binding subunit, with the protein MDDNFSPRVKDVIAFSKEEALRLGHDFIGTEHLMLGLLRDGSGKAIDILSALEVDLNHLRRKVEILSPANPNIATTSNEKKNLHLTRQAERALKTTFLEAKLFQSTSINTAHLLLCILRNENDPTTKLLNKLKVDYDNVKDEFKSMITSEDDYLDEPKAESYSDDDVNEEDDAKQNPFGGSQSSKTNKKSKTPVLDNFGRDLTVLAEEGKLDPVVGREKEIQRVSQILSRRKKNNPLLIGEPGVGKSAIAEGLALRIVKRKVSRTLFNKRVVTLDLASLVAGTKYRGQFEERMKAVMNELEKNDDIILFIDEIHTIVGAGGATGSLDASNMFKPALARGEIQCIGATTLDEYRQYIEKDGALERRFQKVIVEPTSVEETIEILNNIKGKYEEHHNVDYTPEAIEACVKLTNRYMTERFLPDKAIDALDEAGSRVHITNIDVPKQIIELEKQLEEVKETKNSVVKKQKYEEAAKLRDDEKRLEKELATAQEKWEEETKQHREIVTEDNVADVISMMTGIPVNKIAQTELNKLAKLPELIKGRVIGQDNAVAKVVKAIQRNRAGLKDPNKPIGSFIFLGQTGVGKTQLAKVLASELFDSNDALVRIDMSEYMEKFAVSRLIGAPPGYVGYEEGGQLTEKIRRKPYAVVLLDEIEKAHPDVFNMLLQVLDDGYLTDSLGRKIDFRNTIIIMTSNIGARKLKDFGTGVGFGTSAQQAQESDHAKGVIENALKKAFAPEFLNRIDDVIVFNALEKEDIDKIIDIELVKLVKRIKDLGYDLVLTDKAKDYIAEKGFDKQYGARPLNRAIQKYVEDALAEEIINAKIQEGDTITMDLDAKKDELKIKVKSSGKPTES; encoded by the coding sequence ATGGATGATAATTTTTCCCCAAGAGTTAAGGATGTTATAGCATTTAGCAAAGAAGAAGCTTTACGCCTAGGCCACGATTTTATAGGTACCGAACATTTAATGTTAGGGCTTTTAAGAGATGGTAGTGGAAAAGCTATAGATATTTTGAGCGCTTTAGAGGTGGACTTAAATCATTTAAGACGTAAAGTTGAGATTTTAAGCCCAGCCAATCCCAATATCGCTACAACATCAAACGAAAAGAAAAACTTGCACCTTACGAGGCAAGCTGAGCGTGCCTTAAAAACAACATTCTTAGAAGCTAAGTTGTTTCAAAGCACCTCTATAAATACAGCACATTTATTACTGTGCATATTAAGAAATGAAAATGACCCAACGACTAAGTTATTAAATAAACTTAAAGTTGATTATGATAATGTTAAAGACGAATTTAAATCTATGATTACAAGCGAAGATGATTACCTAGATGAGCCAAAAGCCGAATCATACTCAGATGACGATGTAAATGAAGAGGATGATGCTAAGCAAAACCCTTTCGGTGGAAGCCAGTCTAGCAAAACAAATAAAAAGTCTAAAACGCCAGTTTTAGACAACTTTGGTAGAGACCTAACCGTTCTTGCCGAAGAAGGAAAATTAGACCCAGTAGTGGGTAGAGAAAAAGAAATACAGCGTGTTTCTCAGATATTAAGCAGACGAAAAAAGAATAACCCTCTTTTAATTGGTGAACCTGGTGTTGGTAAATCTGCCATTGCAGAAGGTTTGGCTTTACGCATTGTAAAGCGTAAAGTTTCTAGAACTCTCTTTAATAAGCGTGTTGTTACATTAGACTTAGCAAGCTTAGTTGCTGGCACAAAATACAGAGGTCAGTTTGAAGAACGTATGAAAGCCGTAATGAACGAGCTTGAAAAGAATGATGATATTATTCTTTTTATTGATGAAATACATACCATTGTTGGTGCCGGTGGAGCTACCGGAAGTTTAGATGCTTCTAACATGTTCAAACCTGCTTTAGCAAGAGGTGAAATTCAATGTATTGGTGCAACCACTTTAGATGAATACAGACAGTATATTGAAAAAGATGGTGCTTTAGAGCGTCGTTTCCAGAAAGTTATTGTTGAGCCTACTTCTGTAGAAGAAACTATAGAAATATTGAACAACATTAAAGGTAAATACGAAGAACACCATAATGTTGATTATACACCTGAAGCTATTGAGGCTTGTGTAAAATTAACAAACAGATACATGACAGAACGCTTCTTACCAGACAAAGCTATTGATGCTTTAGATGAAGCTGGCTCTCGCGTGCATATCACAAATATTGATGTTCCTAAGCAAATCATAGAGTTGGAAAAGCAACTTGAAGAAGTTAAGGAAACTAAAAACAGTGTTGTTAAGAAACAGAAGTATGAAGAAGCTGCAAAGCTAAGAGATGATGAAAAACGTCTTGAAAAAGAATTAGCTACTGCCCAAGAGAAATGGGAAGAAGAAACCAAACAACATAGAGAAATCGTTACTGAAGACAATGTTGCAGATGTTATTTCTATGATGACTGGCATTCCTGTAAACAAGATAGCTCAAACCGAATTAAATAAACTGGCGAAATTACCAGAGCTTATTAAAGGACGTGTTATTGGGCAAGATAATGCTGTTGCAAAGGTTGTAAAAGCGATTCAGCGTAACAGAGCTGGTCTAAAAGATCCAAATAAGCCTATTGGTTCATTTATATTTTTAGGGCAGACTGGTGTTGGAAAAACGCAATTAGCTAAAGTTTTAGCTAGCGAATTATTTGACAGCAATGATGCATTAGTTCGTATAGATATGAGTGAGTACATGGAAAAATTTGCAGTATCTAGACTTATTGGAGCACCTCCAGGATATGTAGGTTATGAAGAAGGTGGACAACTTACTGAAAAGATTAGACGTAAACCTTATGCTGTTGTATTATTAGATGAGATTGAAAAAGCACATCCAGATGTTTTCAATATGCTTTTACAAGTTCTTGATGATGGCTATCTAACGGATAGTTTAGGTCGCAAAATCGATTTCAGAAATACAATCATCATTATGACTTCCAACATTGGAGCTCGTAAGCTTAAAGATTTTGGTACTGGTGTTGGTTTTGGTACATCTGCACAGCAAGCTCAAGAATCTGATCATGCAAAAGGCGTTATAGAAAATGCTCTTAAAAAAGCATTCGCACCAGAATTCTTGAATAGAATTGACGATGTTATTGTCTTTAATGCATTAGAAAAAGAAGATATTGATAAAATCATTGATATAGAACTAGTTAAACTTGTTAAACGCATTAAAGATTTAGGTTACGATTTAGTACTTACTGACAAAGCTAAAGACTACATTGCTGAAAAAGGTTTTGACAAACAGTATGGTGCAAGACCGTTAAACAGGGCAATTCAAAAATATGTTGAAGATGCGCTTGCCGAAGAGATTATCAATGCTAAAATCCAAGAAGGGGACACAATCACAATGGATTTAGATGCTAAAAAAGATGAGCTAAAAATTAAGGTTAAGAGCTCTGGTAAGCCTACCGAATCTTAA
- the hutH gene encoding histidine ammonia-lyase, which translates to MDNYHIISSDALDIVTIYNIFKDNKKLKLSETSIQKIENCKTYLNNKLANNKKPMYGINTGFGSLYNVKISDKDLTKLQENLVMSHACGTGDRVPESVVKVMLLLKIQSLSYGHSGVQLKTVERLIDFFNNDIFPFVYTQGSLGASGDLAPLAHLALPLLGKGSVVHDGENYEASELLEKFNWEPIKLEAKEGLALLNGTQFMSAYGVYLLLMSHKTSYLADIISAISLDAFDGRLDPFHDLVHDVRPHPGQRKVAKRFNELLEGSELITREKEHVQDPYSFRCIPQVHGATKDTLDFVEKVILTEINSVTDNPNIFSEEDLIISGGNFHGQPLALALDYLKIAMAEIGNISERRIFQLVSGLRGLPAFLVDNPGLNSGFMIPQYTAASIVSANKQLASPASVDSIVSSNGQEDHVSMGANAATQAYNLIRNVERVIAIELMNASQAIEFRRPMKTSPLLESFLEHYRKAVPFIKEDEVLHDDIEASIQFLKDVDIEVEELFLNNYGVEKH; encoded by the coding sequence ATGGATAACTATCATATTATATCATCAGATGCTTTAGATATTGTAACCATTTACAACATTTTTAAAGACAATAAAAAACTAAAACTTTCTGAAACATCTATTCAGAAAATAGAAAATTGCAAAACGTATCTCAATAATAAATTAGCCAACAACAAAAAGCCAATGTATGGCATTAATACAGGTTTTGGGTCGTTGTATAATGTTAAGATTTCGGATAAGGACTTAACTAAGTTACAAGAAAATTTAGTGATGTCTCATGCATGTGGAACTGGTGATCGTGTACCAGAATCTGTAGTGAAGGTAATGTTACTGTTGAAAATTCAGTCGTTAAGCTACGGTCATAGTGGTGTACAGCTAAAAACGGTTGAACGATTAATCGACTTCTTTAATAATGATATTTTTCCGTTTGTATATACGCAAGGGTCTTTAGGTGCTTCTGGTGATTTGGCACCTTTGGCACACTTAGCATTACCACTTTTAGGAAAAGGAAGTGTTGTGCATGATGGTGAAAATTATGAAGCTTCAGAATTGTTAGAAAAATTCAATTGGGAGCCTATAAAGCTTGAAGCTAAAGAAGGTTTGGCTTTATTAAACGGAACACAATTTATGAGTGCCTATGGTGTGTATTTGTTGTTAATGTCTCATAAAACATCTTATCTAGCAGATATAATTTCTGCGATTTCTTTAGATGCTTTTGATGGCAGATTAGATCCGTTTCATGATTTAGTTCATGATGTTAGACCTCATCCAGGACAACGTAAAGTAGCCAAGCGATTTAACGAGCTTTTAGAAGGCAGTGAGTTAATTACCAGAGAAAAAGAACACGTACAAGATCCTTATTCGTTTAGATGTATTCCGCAAGTGCATGGAGCTACTAAAGACACTTTAGACTTTGTTGAAAAGGTAATCTTAACCGAAATCAATTCGGTAACTGATAATCCTAATATTTTTTCAGAAGAAGATTTAATTATTTCAGGAGGAAATTTCCATGGACAACCATTGGCTTTAGCTTTAGATTATTTAAAGATTGCTATGGCAGAAATAGGCAATATTTCTGAACGACGAATTTTTCAACTCGTTTCAGGTTTAAGAGGTTTGCCAGCCTTTTTGGTAGATAACCCTGGATTGAATTCTGGTTTTATGATTCCGCAGTATACTGCTGCTAGTATTGTTAGTGCTAATAAGCAATTGGCATCACCTGCAAGTGTTGATAGTATAGTGTCTAGTAATGGGCAAGAAGACCATGTAAGTATGGGAGCCAATGCGGCAACACAAGCTTATAATTTGATTAGAAATGTGGAGCGTGTTATTGCTATTGAGTTGATGAATGCATCTCAGGCTATAGAGTTTAGAAGACCTATGAAAACATCTCCATTATTAGAGTCGTTCTTGGAGCATTATAGAAAAGCTGTACCTTTTATTAAAGAAGACGAAGTGTTGCATGATGATATTGAAGCATCTATACAGTTTTTGAAAGATGTAGATATTGAAGTAGAAGAGTTGTTTTTAAATAACTATGGAGTAGAGAAGCATTAG
- a CDS encoding NAD(P)H-hydrate dehydratase has translation MKLFSKEQIYEGDKLTTERQNISSTDLMERAGTQIFNWIHMRMQGAQVPIHVFCGIGNNGGDGLVLARHLITHGYNVVTYIVNCSDKRSKDFLINYDRIKNVTKDWPKMLSCSGDFSEVTIDERDIIVDAVFGIGLNRQPNEWVQELFQKWRASKAFTLSIDIPSGLYTDRAIEDENAVVHANYTLSFQSPKLIFFLPETSKFTVQWEVLDIGIDRDYLMQTEAEAELISKHEVLPLYKPREKFSHKGDFGHALIVGGSYGKIGAVNLASRAALSSGAGLVTAFIPKCGYHSMQTSFPESMVITDKDEEYISDISFTIEPNSIGLGVGLGTEDKTVKAIEAFLETNKVPLVIDADGLNILSKKKTLLKLLPEQTVLTPHPKELERLVGEWSDDFDKLKKVKAFSKKYKTIVVIKGANTITVFGDKLYINTTGNPGMATAGTGDILTGIITGLIAQGYEPLAATIFGVYLHGKSADISLEDYGYQSLIASHIIETLGEAYIDLFKQPEQEQQQQEEQQDAQ, from the coding sequence ATGAAGTTATTCTCAAAAGAACAAATATACGAAGGTGATAAACTCACTACCGAACGCCAAAATATTTCTTCAACAGACCTTATGGAGCGTGCAGGAACCCAAATTTTTAATTGGATTCATATGCGTATGCAAGGTGCACAAGTGCCAATTCATGTATTTTGTGGAATAGGTAATAATGGTGGAGACGGTTTGGTATTGGCTAGACATTTAATCACTCACGGTTATAATGTTGTGACTTATATCGTTAATTGTAGCGACAAGCGTTCCAAGGATTTTTTAATCAATTACGATAGAATAAAAAACGTTACCAAAGACTGGCCAAAAATGCTAAGTTGTTCTGGCGATTTTTCTGAGGTTACTATAGATGAAAGAGATATTATAGTTGATGCTGTTTTTGGTATAGGTCTTAATCGTCAACCTAATGAATGGGTGCAAGAATTGTTTCAAAAATGGAGAGCGTCTAAAGCATTTACCTTGTCAATAGATATTCCTTCAGGATTATATACAGATAGAGCTATTGAAGACGAAAATGCCGTAGTACATGCCAACTACACATTAAGTTTTCAGTCACCAAAATTGATATTCTTCTTACCAGAAACTTCAAAATTCACGGTGCAATGGGAAGTATTGGATATTGGTATAGATCGCGATTACTTAATGCAAACCGAAGCCGAAGCGGAGTTAATTTCAAAACATGAAGTTTTACCCTTATACAAACCAAGGGAAAAATTTTCACACAAAGGAGATTTTGGTCATGCTTTAATCGTTGGTGGAAGTTACGGAAAAATAGGTGCTGTTAATTTAGCTAGTAGAGCTGCTTTAAGCTCTGGTGCAGGATTGGTTACTGCATTTATCCCTAAATGTGGTTATCATAGTATGCAGACGTCTTTTCCAGAATCTATGGTGATTACTGATAAAGATGAAGAATACATTTCAGATATTTCATTTACAATAGAACCCAATTCAATTGGTTTGGGTGTTGGACTTGGAACTGAAGACAAAACTGTAAAAGCTATCGAGGCTTTTTTAGAGACCAACAAAGTACCATTGGTTATAGATGCTGATGGCTTAAACATCTTATCTAAGAAAAAAACATTACTTAAATTATTACCAGAACAAACAGTGTTAACACCACACCCAAAAGAGTTAGAACGCTTAGTTGGTGAGTGGTCAGACGATTTTGATAAGCTTAAAAAAGTAAAAGCGTTTTCTAAAAAGTACAAAACAATAGTTGTTATAAAAGGTGCTAACACAATAACAGTTTTTGGAGACAAACTTTATATAAACACAACAGGAAACCCTGGAATGGCAACTGCAGGCACAGGCGATATATTAACAGGAATAATTACAGGTTTAATCGCCCAAGGTTATGAACCATTGGCAGCAACTATTTTTGGTGTGTATTTACATGGTAAGTCTGCCGATATTTCTCTTGAAGATTACGGGTACCAAAGCTTAATAGCAAGTCATATTATCGAAACATTAGGCGAAGCATACATCGATTTATTTAAACAACCAGAGCAAGAGCAACAACAGCAAGAAGAACAACAAGACGCACAATAA
- a CDS encoding GNAT family N-acetyltransferase produces the protein MKDSFETQRLHIRPITTDDAPFVLELMNTPKWIQFIGDRNVRTVEDAEAYITEKALPQIATHGYGNNVIIRKSDNVKLGTCGVYHREGIEIPDIGFAFLPSNEGKGYAFEATSKLVEIMKDNHGLNQLSAYTLEENLSSRKLLERLGFELKGIGTLPTSDEELLHYHRKL, from the coding sequence ATGAAAGATTCATTCGAAACCCAACGTCTTCACATTAGACCAATAACAACAGATGACGCACCATTCGTTTTAGAATTAATGAATACGCCAAAATGGATTCAATTTATTGGCGATAGAAATGTAAGAACCGTTGAAGATGCTGAAGCTTATATTACAGAAAAAGCATTACCACAAATAGCTACTCATGGTTATGGCAATAATGTTATTATTAGAAAATCTGACAATGTAAAACTTGGTACCTGTGGAGTTTACCACAGAGAGGGTATAGAAATACCCGACATTGGCTTTGCGTTTTTGCCATCTAACGAAGGAAAAGGTTACGCTTTTGAAGCCACATCAAAGCTTGTAGAAATAATGAAAGATAATCATGGTCTAAACCAACTGAGCGCCTATACTTTAGAAGAAAATTTATCATCAAGAAAACTACTAGAGCGTTTAGGTTTTGAACTAAAAGGCATCGGAACATTGCCTACATCTGATGAAGAATTGTTGCATTATCATAGAAAACTATAG